A DNA window from Cutaneotrichosporon cavernicola HIS019 DNA, chromosome: 2 contains the following coding sequences:
- the GYP7 gene encoding uncharacterized protein (Domain in Tre-2, BUB2p, and Cdc16p. Probable Rab-GAPs) — MARIDPKAVEETTRRVGALNVSGRRDSPSSSSRSASRGSLLAQPAAAGGEPSSVAEDRKARLIYVKSHVAIHPTQHPRDNITGLLGLVEVDREVPLAPESGTATPTSGKEILIVWVPDELFKRLPDEDKRKYERIEGRPQGTPTDEDGFVFVSLPAPKGEKYAFSVPITSVYSILVYSPSRTYYWYGSATFNLLGGVSLPTLYFHDDQTPLATNQSGDPSTSQWGFQPFLKVFHRHATLLRSRLITPTNNRGGELWLVNPSRADREVHEAGYEEKGRWHGGDKTPPGAAYPPAAAPYPTLPPASPTTPRDSLLVSLSNITNIARSTAQNVLNHPLAKPVVPHLPPAFRSLVHAPGEWQSSVPPRRGSSSSADVATEFEAARLYLARWARVVAEEGERSRRDELAARAAGGDASAEDITSLGVFSVLPGNRKMPKPTRHPERPITAEEWDDFIATGKDELFVRQQIFRRGFSDMPNDQGARRRGWEVLLGVVPWSVEEGPSGLDRLSQRAERRDEIVRAKREEYERLHQGWREKTKSGEAEDNWKEEWHRIDVDCRRTDRTQPLYAVMPDIVADGNEEKEGGGAGADIWSRDDKEEEGGYAPLNPHVAELREILMTYHVHAPDLGYVQGMSDLLSPIYSVFEASAPEAFYGLVGVMKQMESNFLRDQSGMRRQLSTLQQLIALMDPELHAHLERTGSLNLFFCFRWILIAFKREFQFETVIRLWEVLWTNYYSDNFVLFVALAVLQSHRDVIIRYLSEFDEVLKYANDLTGTIDLDTTLAQAEVLFLSFRDIMEEIDKEGRSDNELRQRRGSPPANASSSASSTAVERRPSARTVSPELYSLFYEHNTFRRVNVEPMVLYM; from the exons ATGGCCCGCATTGACCCCAAG gccgtcgaAGAAACGACGCGGCGTGTAGGAGCGCTCAATGTCTCTGGGCGGAGAGATtccccaagctcgagctcgcgatCGGCCAGCAGAGGTTCCCTCCTGGCgcagcccgccgccgcgggcGGCGAACCTTcctccgtcgccgaggaccgTAAAGCCCGCCTCATTTATGTCAAGAGCCATGTCGCAATCCACCCCACCCAGCATCCACGTGACAACATCACCGGTCTGCTGGGCCTAGTCGAGGTGGATCGCGAGGTGCCTCTGGCGCCTGAGTCGGGCACCGCCACTCCCACTTCCGGCAAGGAGATTCTCATCGTATGGGTCCCAGACGAGCTGTTCAAGCGGCTtcccgacgaggacaagcgcAAATacgagcgcatcgagggTCGTCCTCAAGGAACTCCAAccgacgaggatg GCTTCGTGTTCGTCTCACTTCCGGCTCCGAAGGGGGAGAAGTATGCGTTCTCCGTCCCCATCACGAGCGTTTACAGCATTTTAGTGTATTCC CCTAGCCGAACGTACTACTGGTACGGCTCTGCCACCTTCAA CCTTCTGGGGGGAGtctccctccccactcTCTACTTCCACGATGACCAGACACCACTTGCCACCAACCAATCTGGCGACCCGTCAACGTCGCAGTGGGGTTTCCAACCGTTTCTGAAGGTTTTCCACAGGCATGCGACGCTGCTTCGATCGCGCCTGATTACGCCGACCAACaaccgcggcggcgagctctGGCTGGTAAACCCCAGTAGGGCTGACCGCGAGGTGCACGAGGCGGGTtacgaggagaagggccGTTGGCACGGGGGCGATAAGACACCCCCAGGTGCTGCATACCCTCCTGCTGCTGCACCATATCCCACCCTTCCTCCAGCCTCCCCAACGACTCCGCGCGATTCGCTTCTTGTCAGCTTATCCAACATCACCAACATTGCCCGAAGCACTGCCCAGAATGTGCTCAACCACCCGCTGGCCAAGCCCGTGGTCccgcaccttcctcccgcATTCCGCAGTTTGGTGCACGCCCCCGGCGAGTGGCAGAGCAGTGTACCGCCGAGAAGGGGCAGCTCCAGTAGCGCCGATGTGGCGACTGAGTTCGAGGCTGCTCGTCTGTATCTCGCGCGCTGGGCGCGTGtggtggcggaggaaggtgagcggtcgcgtcgcgacgagctggccgcACGCGCGGCCGGTGGTGATGCCAGCGCGGAGGACATTACGTCCCTCGGCGTGTTCTCTGTGCTCCCAGGCAATCGCAAGATGCCCAAACCTACGCGTCACCCCGAGCGCCCGATCACGGCGGAGGAATGGGACGATTTCATCGCCACGGGCAAGGACGAACTGTTTGTCCGCCAGCAGATCTTCCGCCGCGGGTTCTCGGATATGCCCAACGACCagggcgcgcgacgccgtgGGTGGGAAGTGCTCCTTGGTGTCGTGCCGTGGtcggtggaggagggcccGTCGGGCCTCGACCGGCTATCGCAACGTGCCGAGAGGCGGGACGAGATCGTGCGCGCCAAGCGGGAGGAGTACGAGCGCCTTCACCAAGGGTGGCGCGAGAAGACGAAGAGCGGCGAGGCAGAAGACAACTGGAAAGAGGAGTGGCACCGCATTGAC GTCGACTGCCGCCGGACTGACCGGACCCAGCCGCTATATGCGGTTATGCCCGACATTGTTGCCGATGGCAAcgaagagaaggagggtggaggtgctGGCGCGGACATCTGGTCCCgggacgacaaggaggaggagggtggttATGCGCCTTTGAACC cccatgtcgccgagctccgcGAGATCCTCATGACGTACCACGTTCATGCACCTGACCTGGGTTACGTGCAAG GCATGTCAGACCTCCTCAGCCCCATCTACAGCGTGTTCGAGGCCTCGGCTCCGGAGGCGTTCTACGGGCTGGTCGGGGTCATGAAGCAGATGGAATCCAACTTCCTGCGCGACCAGAGCGGCATGCGGCGTCAGCTGAGCACTCTGCAGCAGCTCATTGCGTTAATGGACCCCGAGTTGCACGCACACCTCGAGCGCACGGGCTCGCTCAACCTCTTCTTCTGCTTCCGCTGGATTCTCATCGCGTTCAAGCGCGAGTTCCAGTTCGAGACGGTAATTCGACTGTGGGAGGTGCTGTGGACCAACTACTACTCGGATAACTTTGTGTTATTCGTTGCCCTTGCGGTGCTGCAGAGCCACCG GGACGTGATTATCCGCTACCTGAGCGAGTttgacgaggtgctcaagTACGCGAACGACCTAACTGGGACG atcgacctcgacacgACACTCGCCCAGGCCGAGGTGCTATTCCTGTCCTTCCGCGACATCATGGAAGAGAtcgacaaggagggcaGGTCCGACAATGAGctgcgccagcgccgcggcTCGCCCCCCGCCAACGCGTCGTCATCAGCGTCCTCGACTGCAGTGGAGCGGCGTCCGTCAGCGCGCACCGTCAGCCCGgag TTATACTCTCTGTTCTATGAGCACAACACGTTCCGAAGGGTAAACGTAGAGCCCATGGTGTTGTACATGTAG
- the SFB3 gene encoding uncharacterized protein (Sec23/Sec24 beta-sandwich domain): MPPRSRHAVDPSLTAQANQGQQWQPLSPPGSAQPLHQENPTFAPGYGNQQPAYDASYGQHQPYVNPRGPQLHQVDDRRAAPPMGDYAPPQEQHVPVPHGSHLRGQPAAPAQPATYNYPPENHIPPPPHSAGPALTGPRIRIDPSQMPDPIDGQELDQNLYDDEEFHSCDTKGLIPLALTDYRGVDQGNSLPRHIRATLPTIPSTHQLLDTSALPFGLVVQPFAPLRYDEAPVPLVSNWVSGQSAFDPPPTPSGPEDIGPPRCEKCRGYINPWVRFIDGGRKWVCNLCGADNMVSHSYFAQLSTMGQRVDHNERPELQHGTVDFLAPREYWFPQPAGSIFEESHDSLAHAGDALATTSADLLGALQSSLGQTPSRGNTPQPGHRKKHKEEGRRLRRPVPIGRVFVIDVSTGSAHRGIVRSICEGIHRALYGDKKEGEEEDEEVIGQGERVAFVTVGQSVGFWSLSATLPQPQLLVVSDLEDMFCPMVGGFLVDSQESKSQIEALLTLIPNMYEQQPDGPYCAIGAAIKGTMDGLRSIGGQINFFLAGLPQLGPGKLEPRDESSLAGTDKEKQLFSPADPFWRVTADELAEIGIGVNTFVFPERAMDLASVSALSAVTGGDTFFHPKYSPVRDRDSLHDEIKRVVTREIAYNVLVRVRCSNGLRASDHTGNFFQRSLTDLEFGTMDEAKAFVATLKHDGHRLDDRQMAYVQVAALYTSSSGERRVRLLNLCLRITGLIGNVFRYADFDASVTMFFKEAVTQLPVKRLKDIRRQLIERCNRVLLMYRKHCAPAVQSGQLILPEGFKLLPIFTLCMVKAKPLKGGNVVADVRSHYLRVAKGAGATATMSSLYPRIMAVHDLDEQYGFPGPNGRLRLPRFMRASHMWMVAEGAYLLSNGEIAMLWFGGAVSPRIIDELYGVENADELDVRITRLPKLPTLLSTQVRNILTHLERLAGHELPVLLVRQDRDGLEIEFANMLVEDSNNDALSYTDFLMSAHKAITNELSGKGNDGWRAPWA, translated from the exons ATGCCACCACGGTCACGACACGCCGTCGACCCATCCCTCACGGCCCAAGCCAACCAGGGCCAGCAGTGGCAGCCTCTGTCCCCGCCCGGCTCGGCCCAGCCCCTTCACCAGGAGAACCCGACATTCGCGCCGGGGTACGGCAACCAGCAGCCGGCATACGACGCGTCGTATGGCCAGCACCAGCCCTATGTCAACCCCCGCGGGCCACAGTTGCACCAGGTGGACGACCGGCGTGCTGCTCCCCCGATGGGTGACTACGCACCGCCGCAGGAGCAACATGTCCCCGTGCCCCATGGCTCTCATCTCCGCGGGCAGCCTGCAGCGCCCGCCCAGCCTGCAACGTACAACTACCCCCCAGAGAACCACAttcccccgcccccgcaCTCGGCTGGCCCGGCGCTCACGGGGCCGCGAATTCGCATCGACCCCTCCCAGATGCCTGACCCCATCGATGGTcaggagctcgaccagAACCTCTacgatgatgaggagtTCCATTCGTGCGACACCAAGGGTCTTATCCCCCTCGCCTTGACCGACTACCGCGGTGTTGATCAGG GCAACTCGCTTCCGAGGCATATCCGCGCGACGCTCCCGACGATCCCCTCGACGCACCAGCTGCTCGACACGTCCGCACTGCCGTTCGGCCTCGTTGTCCAGCCGTTCGCACCTCTGAGATATGACGAGGCACCCGTCCCGCTCGTGTCGAACTGGGTATCGGGCCAGAGCGCGTTCGACCCCCCACCGACGCCCAGCGGCCCAGAGGACATtggtcctcctcgttgtGAAAAGTGCCGCGGCTACATCAACCCTTGGGTCCGGTTCAtcgacggcggccgcaAGTGGGTGTGCAACCTCTGTGGTGCCGACAACATGGTCTCGCACTCGTACTTTGCGCAGCTCTCGACGATGGGACAGCGCGTCGATCACAACGAGCGCCCAGAACTCCAACACGGTACTGTCGACTTCCTCGCGCCACGCGAATACTGGTTCCCCCAGCCGGCAGGCAGCATCTTCGAGGAGAGCCACGACTCATTGGCACACGCaggcgacgcgctcgcgacgaCTTCTGCCGACCTTCTGGGCGCGCTGCAGTCCAGCTTGGGCCAGACGCCTAGCAGAGGCAACACTCCGCAACCTGGGCACCGGAAGAAGcacaaggaggaggggaggcgGCTCCGTCGCCCAGTGCCTATCGGTCGTGTTTTCGTCATCGATGTCTCGACGGGCAGCGCGCACCGTGGCATCGTCCGCTCGATCTGCGAGGGCATCCACCGTGCACTCTACGgcgacaagaaggagggagaagaggaggacgaggaggtgatCGGCCagggcgagcgcgttgCCTTCGTGACTGTCGGCCAGTCGGTCGGGTTCTGGAGCCTGAGCGCGACCTTGCCACAGCCCCAGCTACTTGTCGTGTCGGACCTGGAGGACATGTTCTGCCCCATGGTTGGCGGTTTCCTTGTCGACTCGCAAGAGTCCAA GTCGCAGATCGAGGCTCTCCTTACGCTCATTCCGAACATGTACGAGCAGCAGCCGGACGGACCGTATTGCGCAATCGGCGCTGCGATCAAGGGCACGATGGACGGCCTCCGCTCAATCGGCGGCCAGATCAACTTCTTCTTGGCTGGATTGCCGCAACTCGGCCCCGGCAAGTTGGAACCGCGTGACGAGTCATCGCTCGCCGGCaccgacaaggagaagcaaCTCTTCTCGCCCGCCGACCCCTTCTGGCGCGTGAcggcggacgagctcgccgagatcgGTATCGGTGTCAACACGTTCGTGTTCCCCGAGCGCGCCATGGACCTCGCCTCGGTGTCGGCGCTCTCCGCCGTGACTGGCGGCGACACATTCTTCCACCCAAAGTATTCGCCAGTACGCGACAGGGACTCGTTGCACGACGAGATCAAGCGCGTTGTGACGCGCGAGATCGCGTACAACGTGCTCGTACGCGTGCGCTGCTCGAACGGCTTACGTGCTTCCGACCACACCGGCAACTTCTTCCAGCGGTCACTGACCGACCTCGAGTTTGGCACGAtggacgaggccaaggcgtTCGTTGCGACGCTGAAACACGACGGCCACCGCCTCGATGACCGTCAGATGGCCTACGTCCAGGTTGCGGCTCTGTacacgagctcgagcggtGAACGCCGCGTGCGTCTCCTCAACTTGTGCCTGCGAATCACGGGTCTCATCGGCAACGTCTTCCGCTACGCTGACTTTGACGCGAGCGTCACCATGTTCTTCAAAGAGGCCGTGACGCAGCTACCCGTCAAGCGTCTCAAGGACATCCGGCGGCAGCTGATCGAGCGCTGCAACCGTGTGTTGCTCATGTATCGCAAGCACTGCGCGCCGGCCGTTCAGAGCGGGCAGCTCATCTTGCCTGAGGGTTTCAAACTGCTTCCAATCTTCACACTGTGTAtggtcaaggccaagccgCTCAAGGGGGgcaacgtcgtcgccgacgtgcgCTCCCACTATCTCCGCGTCGCCAAGGGCGCAggggcgacggcgaccaTGTCCTCGCTCTACCCCAGAATCATGGCAGtgcacgacctcgatgaGCAGTACGGCTTCCCCGGGCCGAACGGGCGTCTGCGCCTCCCGCGCTTCATGCGGGCAAGCCACATGTGGAtggtcgccgagggcgcgtACCTGCTCTCGAACGGCGAGATTGCCATGTTGTGGTTTGGTGGTGCCGTGTCGCCGCGTATTATCGACGAGCTGTACGGGGTCGAGAACGCGGACGAACTCGATGTCCGCATCACGCGCCTCCCCAAGCTTCCCACGCTCCTCAGCACGCAAGTCCGCAACATACTCACCCATCTCGAGCGACTTGCTGGGCACGAGCTCCcggtcctcctcgtacGCCAGGACCGCGATGGCCTCGAGATCGAGTTCGCCAAcatgctcgtcgaggacagCAACAACGACGCCCTTTCGTACACGGACTTCCTCATGTCTGCACACAAGGCCATCACCAACGAACTCAGCGGTAAGGGCAACGACGGATGGCGCGCACCCTGGGCATAG